The Methylomicrobium agile genome has a segment encoding these proteins:
- a CDS encoding TIGR03862 family flavoprotein — MPEHTAPQVAVIGGGPSGLMAAEALSLVGVQVDVYDAMPSLGRKFLLAGIGGLNITHSEDYTAFCARYGDRRPQLQAMLDRFPPEALQAWVHGLGIETFVGSSGRVFPMQMKAAPLLRAWLHRLRSAGVRLHARHRWLGWDADGALRLANPEGEISLKPQATVLALGGASWPQLGSNGAWVPWLQARGVEIAPLQSANCGFEVAWSRHLRDKFAGEPLKSVALTFTDTQGRTERRQGEMVVSARGVEGSLIYAFSQRLRDCLNAHGSATFSLDLAPGRSAERVLAELGRPRGPRSLSSHLQSRLGLAGVKAALLHEILDKQQLADPAALAAAIKALPLTVRAPFPLADAISTAGGVSFDSLDSNLMLTALPGVFVAGEMIDWEAPTGGYLLTACFATGLHAGLGVRDWLK, encoded by the coding sequence ATGCCTGAACATACTGCCCCGCAAGTCGCCGTGATCGGCGGAGGCCCGTCCGGGCTGATGGCTGCCGAAGCGTTGAGTCTTGTGGGCGTGCAGGTCGACGTGTACGACGCCATGCCGTCGCTCGGCCGCAAGTTTTTGCTGGCCGGCATCGGCGGGTTGAATATCACCCACAGCGAAGACTATACCGCCTTTTGCGCCCGCTACGGCGATCGCCGGCCGCAGCTGCAAGCCATGCTCGACCGGTTTCCGCCCGAAGCCTTACAGGCGTGGGTACATGGACTCGGCATCGAGACCTTCGTCGGCAGTTCGGGCCGGGTCTTTCCCATGCAGATGAAGGCCGCGCCGCTGCTGCGGGCCTGGCTGCATCGCCTGCGCAGCGCCGGGGTGCGTCTGCATGCCCGTCATCGCTGGCTGGGCTGGGATGCGGACGGCGCCTTGCGGTTGGCCAATCCGGAGGGCGAAATTTCACTCAAGCCGCAGGCGACGGTGCTGGCTTTGGGCGGCGCCAGCTGGCCGCAACTGGGATCGAATGGCGCATGGGTGCCGTGGCTGCAAGCGCGGGGCGTTGAGATCGCGCCGCTGCAAAGCGCGAATTGCGGCTTCGAGGTGGCGTGGAGCCGGCATCTGCGCGACAAATTCGCCGGCGAGCCGCTGAAGTCGGTCGCGCTGACGTTCACCGACACGCAGGGCCGCACCGAGCGGCGGCAAGGCGAAATGGTAGTCAGCGCGCGCGGCGTGGAAGGCAGCCTGATCTATGCGTTTTCGCAGCGGCTGCGCGACTGCCTGAATGCCCACGGCAGCGCCACCTTTTCGCTCGATCTGGCGCCGGGACGCAGCGCGGAGCGGGTCCTGGCCGAACTCGGCCGGCCGCGCGGGCCCCGGTCGCTATCCAGCCATCTGCAAAGCAGGCTCGGCCTTGCCGGGGTCAAGGCGGCCCTGCTGCATGAGATCCTCGACAAGCAGCAGCTCGCCGATCCGGCCGCGCTCGCGGCGGCGATCAAGGCTTTACCCCTCACGGTACGCGCGCCCTTTCCCCTCGCCGACGCGATCAGCACCGCCGGCGGCGTCAGCTTTGACAGCCTCGACTCAAACCTCATGCTCACCGCGCTGCCCGGCGTTTTTGTCGCGGGCGAAATGATCGACTGGGAGGCGCCCACCGGCGGTTATCTGCTCACGGCCTGTTTCGCCACCGGTCTGCACGCAGGGTTGGGCGTGCGCGACTGGCTGAAATGA
- a CDS encoding efflux RND transporter permease subunit produces MNVSAWCIRNPMPALMLFVLLSFGGLASFRSMKVQNMPDLDLPTVTVSASLPGASPSQLETEVARKIENSIATLQGLKHITTKVQDGSVTITAEFRLEKPVQEALDDVRSAVSKVRADLPGDLRDPVVTKLDVAGSPILAFTVASAQRDDEALSWYVEDTVAKKLLSVAGVGQVNRVGGVSREVTIALDPVKLQALGATAADISRQLREIQRESAGGRANLGSGEQPVRTLANVASVEEMRPLPIALADGRRIRLDQVATVDDTVAEPRSLAMLDGKPVVAFEVTRSRGASDVEVGAGVQKALAELRASNPDIEFTGAFDFVTPAREEFRGSMTMLYEGALLAVLVVWLFLKDWRATFVSAVALPLSIIPAFWGMDYFGFSLNGVTLLALSLVVGILVDDAIVEVENIVRHLRMGKSPYQAAMQAADEIGLAVVATTFALVAVFLPTAFMSGIAGRFFKQFGWTAALAVLASLVVARMLTPMMSAYLLKGNSHAEPPEGRLMRGYMKLAAWCLQHRPATMIAAAAFFAGSLCLIPLLPQGFIPPDDNPQTQVFVELPPGASLVQTRAAAEAARHLVAGVPYVKSIYTTIGSGSAGSDPFAALQGGEVRKATLTILLANRQDRPVRKQAIEQDIRRALQNLPGVRTKVGLGGSGEKYILVLSGNDPQTLSAAARSVERDLRTIPGLGSIASSAALVRPEIAVRTDFARAADLGVTTTAIAETLRIATLGDYDWSLPKLNLAQRQVPVVVKLAAGGRSDLSVLGRLAVPSFKTGSGSVMVSQVASLELSSGPAVIDRYDRSRNINFEVELSGLPLGDVAAAVQNLPSIRNLPAGVRQINIGDAEMMAELFASFGLAMLTGVLCIFIVLVLLFKEFLQPITILAALPLSFGGGFVALLLTGKAFSMPSLIGLVMLMGIATKNSILLVEYAIVARRDHGMSRPAALLDACRKRARPIVMTTIAMGAGMLPIAVGAGEADASFRSPMAVAVIGGLVTSTLLSLLVIPVAYTYLDDFRQWSKSLRRRFAGVKASSVAGSKCSS; encoded by the coding sequence ATGAACGTTTCCGCCTGGTGTATCCGCAATCCGATGCCGGCACTGATGCTGTTCGTGCTGCTGAGTTTCGGGGGATTGGCGAGTTTTCGGTCGATGAAGGTCCAGAACATGCCCGATCTGGACCTGCCCACCGTGACCGTATCGGCTTCGCTGCCCGGCGCCTCGCCGTCGCAGTTGGAAACCGAGGTGGCTCGGAAAATCGAAAATTCCATCGCCACCTTGCAGGGCCTGAAGCACATCACCACGAAAGTGCAGGACGGCAGCGTCACCATCACTGCCGAATTCCGGCTCGAAAAGCCCGTCCAGGAAGCCCTGGACGATGTGCGTTCGGCCGTTTCCAAAGTACGCGCCGACCTGCCGGGCGATCTGCGCGACCCGGTGGTCACCAAGCTGGACGTGGCCGGCTCCCCGATTCTGGCCTTTACTGTCGCTTCCGCGCAGCGCGACGACGAAGCGCTGTCCTGGTATGTGGAGGATACCGTCGCCAAAAAACTGCTCTCCGTAGCCGGCGTGGGGCAGGTGAACCGCGTGGGCGGCGTCAGCCGAGAGGTGACCATTGCTCTGGATCCGGTCAAATTGCAGGCGCTGGGCGCGACGGCTGCCGATATTTCCCGGCAGCTGCGCGAAATTCAGCGGGAAAGCGCGGGCGGCCGCGCCAACCTGGGCAGCGGCGAGCAGCCGGTGCGCACCCTGGCCAATGTCGCTTCGGTTGAAGAAATGCGGCCGTTGCCCATCGCGCTGGCGGATGGCCGCCGGATCCGGCTCGATCAGGTCGCGACCGTCGACGATACGGTGGCCGAGCCCCGTTCCCTGGCCATGCTCGACGGCAAGCCGGTAGTGGCGTTCGAAGTGACGCGCAGCCGCGGCGCCAGCGACGTGGAAGTGGGCGCCGGCGTGCAAAAAGCCTTGGCCGAATTGCGCGCTTCCAATCCGGATATCGAGTTTACCGGAGCCTTCGATTTCGTTACCCCGGCGCGTGAAGAATTCCGGGGTTCGATGACCATGCTGTACGAAGGCGCCCTGCTGGCCGTGCTGGTCGTCTGGCTGTTTTTAAAAGACTGGCGGGCGACTTTCGTTTCCGCCGTTGCGCTGCCGCTGTCGATCATTCCGGCTTTTTGGGGCATGGACTATTTCGGCTTTTCCCTGAATGGGGTCACCCTGCTGGCGCTGTCGCTGGTGGTCGGCATTCTGGTGGACGATGCGATTGTCGAAGTCGAAAACATCGTGCGCCACCTGCGCATGGGCAAATCGCCTTATCAGGCGGCCATGCAGGCGGCGGACGAGATCGGTCTGGCGGTAGTCGCCACCACGTTTGCGCTGGTGGCGGTATTTTTGCCGACGGCCTTCATGAGCGGGATTGCCGGACGCTTCTTCAAGCAATTCGGCTGGACCGCCGCGCTGGCCGTGCTGGCTTCGCTGGTGGTGGCGCGGATGCTGACGCCGATGATGTCGGCCTACCTGCTGAAGGGTAATAGCCACGCCGAGCCGCCGGAAGGACGCCTGATGCGGGGCTATATGAAGCTCGCGGCCTGGTGCCTGCAGCACCGCCCGGCCACGATGATCGCCGCGGCGGCGTTTTTCGCAGGGTCTCTGTGTCTGATCCCGCTGTTGCCTCAGGGCTTCATTCCTCCCGACGACAATCCGCAGACCCAGGTTTTCGTCGAATTGCCTCCCGGCGCCAGCCTGGTACAAACCCGGGCGGCGGCGGAAGCCGCCCGGCACCTGGTGGCTGGCGTGCCGTACGTGAAATCGATTTACACCACCATCGGCAGCGGTTCGGCGGGCAGCGACCCGTTTGCGGCATTGCAAGGCGGCGAAGTGCGCAAAGCCACGCTGACGATCCTGCTGGCCAATCGCCAGGACCGCCCCGTGCGCAAGCAGGCGATCGAGCAGGACATTCGCCGGGCGCTGCAAAATCTGCCCGGCGTACGCACCAAGGTCGGCCTCGGCGGCTCGGGCGAAAAATACATCCTGGTGCTGAGCGGCAACGACCCGCAGACGTTGAGTGCCGCGGCCCGCAGCGTGGAGCGCGATCTGCGGACCATTCCCGGCCTCGGCAGCATTGCGTCGAGCGCCGCGCTGGTCAGGCCGGAAATTGCGGTAAGGACCGATTTTGCCCGCGCGGCCGATCTGGGCGTCACCACCACAGCGATCGCGGAGACCTTGCGCATCGCCACGCTGGGCGATTACGACTGGTCTTTGCCCAAGCTCAATCTCGCCCAGCGCCAGGTGCCGGTGGTGGTGAAACTGGCCGCCGGCGGACGCAGCGATCTGTCGGTGCTGGGACGGCTCGCGGTGCCCTCCTTCAAGACGGGTTCGGGATCGGTGATGGTGAGCCAGGTGGCCAGCTTGGAACTTTCCAGCGGGCCGGCCGTGATCGACCGTTACGACCGTTCGCGCAACATCAATTTCGAGGTCGAACTCTCCGGCCTGCCGCTGGGCGACGTGGCGGCGGCGGTGCAGAACCTGCCGAGCATCCGCAACCTGCCCGCCGGAGTCAGGCAGATCAATATCGGCGATGCCGAAATGATGGCGGAGCTTTTCGCCAGTTTCGGCCTGGCCATGCTCACCGGCGTGCTGTGCATCTTCATCGTGCTGGTGCTGCTGTTCAAAGAGTTTCTGCAGCCGATCACCATCCTGGCGGCGCTGCCGCTGTCTTTCGGCGGCGGCTTCGTGGCGTTGCTGCTGACCGGCAAGGCGTTTTCGATGCCGTCCCTGATCGGGCTGGTCATGCTGATGGGCATCGCCACCAAGAACTCCATATTGCTGGTCGAATATGCGATCGTGGCACGCCGGGATCACGGCATGTCCCGGCCGGCGGCGCTGCTGGACGCCTGCCGCAAACGCGCCCGGCCCATCGTGATGACGACCATTGCGATGGGGGCCGGCATGCTGCCGATTGCGGTCGGCGCGGGCGAGGCGGACGCCTCCTTCCGCAGCCCGATGGCGGTCGCCGTGATCGGCGGCCTGGTGACCTCCACCTTGCTCAGCCTGCTGGTGATTCCGGTGGCCTATACCTATCTGGACGATTTCAGGCAGTGGAGCAAGTCGCTCCGGAGGCGATTTGCCGGCGTTAAGGCATCTTCCGTTGCGGGATCGAAATGTTCGAGCTGA
- a CDS encoding efflux RND transporter periplasmic adaptor subunit, giving the protein MTKRKTGLFLTTLGILTGLGVFIAGRSNQPAADTVAAPRPALSVTVIRPVLRDIAMTLSANGSIAAWQEAVIGAEISDLRLTEINVQVGDKVGKGQVLAVFADESVLTDVARSRAALAEAEANLADARDNAERAKQIMASGALSGQQVNQYLTGEKTARAKVQSAKAQLDSQLLRLKYTQVLASDDGVISSRSATLGAVAARGQELFRLIRQNRLEWRGEVTAAEMAQLGIGMTASVEVPNVGGLQGKIRALAPTLDENSRNGLVYVDLPDASRHGLRAGMFARGEFDIGAKAGLIVPQTALSLRDGFSYVFRLDEQNGDLAKVSQVKVQLGQRSGDSFEILSGLAPEDRLVAGGAAFLADGDTVRVVQP; this is encoded by the coding sequence ATGACAAAACGAAAAACGGGGTTGTTTCTGACCACCTTGGGCATATTGACCGGCTTGGGCGTTTTTATCGCCGGACGCAGCAACCAGCCCGCCGCAGACACGGTTGCCGCGCCCAGGCCCGCGCTCAGCGTGACGGTCATCCGGCCGGTCCTGCGCGATATCGCCATGACGCTGAGCGCGAACGGTTCTATCGCCGCCTGGCAGGAGGCGGTGATCGGCGCCGAAATCAGCGACTTGCGATTGACCGAGATCAATGTGCAGGTGGGGGACAAGGTCGGAAAAGGGCAGGTGCTGGCGGTTTTTGCCGACGAAAGCGTGTTGACCGACGTCGCCCGGAGCCGCGCGGCGCTCGCCGAGGCCGAGGCGAATCTGGCCGATGCGCGCGACAATGCCGAACGGGCGAAGCAGATCATGGCTTCCGGCGCACTCAGCGGCCAGCAAGTGAACCAGTACCTCACCGGCGAAAAAACCGCCAGGGCCAAGGTGCAATCGGCCAAGGCGCAGTTGGATTCGCAGCTTTTGCGTCTCAAATACACCCAGGTACTGGCCAGCGACGACGGCGTGATTTCATCCCGCAGCGCCACGCTGGGCGCGGTGGCCGCAAGAGGGCAGGAATTGTTTCGCCTGATCCGGCAAAACCGTCTGGAATGGCGGGGAGAAGTCACCGCCGCCGAAATGGCGCAGCTCGGCATCGGCATGACGGCCAGCGTCGAGGTGCCCAATGTCGGCGGCTTGCAGGGCAAGATCCGCGCGCTGGCGCCGACCCTCGACGAAAACAGCCGCAACGGGCTGGTTTACGTGGATTTGCCCGATGCGTCGCGGCACGGCTTGCGGGCGGGAATGTTCGCGCGCGGCGAATTCGACATCGGCGCCAAAGCCGGACTCATCGTTCCTCAGACCGCGCTTTCCCTGCGCGACGGCTTCAGCTATGTATTCAGGCTGGACGAGCAGAACGGCGATTTGGCCAAGGTGTCGCAGGTGAAAGTGCAATTGGGGCAGCGAAGCGGCGACAGTTTCGAGATTCTTTCGGGGCTTGCGCCGGAAGATCGCCTGGTCGCCGGCGGCGCCGCCTTTCTGGCCGACGGCGATACGGTGCGGGTGGTGCAGCCATGA
- a CDS encoding efflux transporter outer membrane subunit — protein sequence MKHKSLLPFSLLPCVLSACGSGGLLATVGPDYRKAPLPAAAQWQAPRPGDDHSPVAHRGDPADLSRWWERFDDPVLSRFLAAAQQASATVADAKARIEQARANLVSADAALLPNIDFSGGATRSSASFGGEPFIWNQFPFGLQSRWEIDLFGGLARQEEAARSQLESRNAAWHDARVAVAVEVADAYLAYRYCEAQVQIVKADTESRRESARLTEIAGSAGFRAPGDVALANASAAEGNRTLLRQQAECERSIKGLVALTGLPETEVRQLLAGVPERLAKLPSPPAFRIGAVPARVLLQRPDLAAAERDMAEASAKIGVEQAKRFPKLSLSGNITPTLQNMNGAAFFLAETWSLGPTLSLPLFDAGKRAADVDAARAQYQAAESQFRSKVRTAVKEVEDALVRLDSANRRLPEAQQAVGGYRAHFQAVRQLFEVGLGDLLDVETSRRNVLSAEMALKELEQERVSAWIALYRAAGGSWEGNEVSGKSGVAASAHPKAPSNFLDRQVGFIKGKS from the coding sequence GTGAAGCATAAAAGCCTTTTGCCGTTCAGTCTGCTGCCTTGCGTGCTTTCGGCCTGCGGCTCCGGCGGCTTACTGGCCACGGTGGGTCCCGATTACCGAAAGGCGCCGCTGCCGGCGGCGGCGCAATGGCAGGCGCCCCGGCCCGGCGACGATCACTCGCCCGTTGCCCACCGGGGCGACCCGGCCGATTTAAGCCGCTGGTGGGAGCGTTTTGACGATCCGGTCCTGAGCCGCTTTTTGGCAGCCGCCCAGCAGGCGAGCGCCACCGTCGCCGATGCCAAGGCGCGCATCGAGCAGGCCAGAGCCAACCTGGTTAGCGCGGATGCGGCCTTGTTGCCCAATATAGACTTCAGCGGCGGCGCCACGCGTTCCTCGGCATCCTTCGGGGGCGAACCGTTCATCTGGAACCAGTTCCCGTTCGGGCTCCAGTCCCGCTGGGAAATCGATCTGTTCGGCGGCCTGGCCCGCCAGGAAGAGGCGGCGCGTAGCCAGTTGGAATCGAGAAACGCCGCCTGGCACGATGCGCGGGTGGCGGTGGCGGTCGAAGTCGCCGATGCGTATCTGGCGTATCGCTATTGCGAAGCGCAAGTGCAGATCGTAAAGGCCGATACCGAATCGCGCCGGGAATCGGCGCGCCTGACGGAAATCGCGGGTAGCGCCGGGTTCCGCGCTCCGGGCGATGTCGCGCTGGCGAACGCCAGTGCCGCCGAAGGCAACAGAACGCTGCTGCGGCAACAAGCGGAGTGCGAACGCTCGATAAAGGGATTGGTCGCCCTGACCGGCCTGCCGGAAACGGAAGTCCGCCAATTACTGGCAGGCGTTCCGGAACGGCTGGCCAAGCTGCCCAGCCCGCCGGCCTTCCGAATCGGTGCCGTACCGGCGCGCGTGCTGCTGCAGCGGCCCGACCTGGCCGCCGCCGAACGCGACATGGCCGAAGCCAGCGCCAAAATCGGCGTCGAGCAGGCCAAACGGTTCCCGAAACTGAGCCTGTCCGGCAACATCACGCCGACCTTGCAAAACATGAACGGCGCGGCGTTTTTTCTCGCGGAAACCTGGTCCCTCGGCCCGACGCTCAGCCTGCCGCTGTTCGATGCGGGCAAGCGGGCCGCCGATGTGGACGCGGCGCGAGCCCAATACCAGGCGGCCGAAAGTCAATTCCGCAGCAAGGTGCGTACCGCGGTAAAAGAAGTGGAAGACGCCTTGGTGCGCCTGGACAGCGCCAACCGGCGCCTGCCCGAGGCGCAACAGGCCGTCGGCGGTTATCGCGCCCATTTTCAGGCGGTCCGGCAGCTTTTCGAAGTCGGCCTGGGTGATTTGCTCGACGTCGAGACCTCCCGGCGCAACGTTTTGTCCGCCGAGATGGCGCTCAAGGAGTTGGAGCAGGAGCGGGTCAGCGCCTGGATCGCCCTTTACCGCGCCGCCGGCGGCAGTTGGGAGGGGAATGAGGTTTCGGGGAAAAGCGGCGTGGCCGCCTCGGCGCACCCGAAAGCCCCGAGCAATTTTTTAGATCGGCAAGTCGGTTTCATCAAAGGTAAATCATGA
- a CDS encoding CerR family C-terminal domain-containing protein, with translation MAKNRNTETEIHDARSRLVSSALRLFAEKGFESATTREICEAAGANISAIRYYFGDKAGLYRAAFTEPLGDAPCRSDLQAYAGLPLAEALGRLFREFLEPLKKGEELQLVMKLHFREMIEPTGAWQQEIDAEIKPQHEALVALLKAHLELREVDVDAHRLAFAIIGMAVHFYVGQDVVSAISPAVLTGPEAIDVLAERLAGYAVSMIEGEARRRAQEAGGEA, from the coding sequence ATGGCCAAAAACAGAAATACTGAAACGGAAATTCACGATGCGCGTAGCCGGCTCGTCAGTTCGGCATTGCGGCTGTTTGCCGAGAAAGGGTTCGAATCGGCCACTACCCGCGAAATCTGCGAAGCGGCGGGGGCGAATATTTCGGCCATCCGCTACTATTTCGGCGACAAGGCGGGCCTTTACCGCGCCGCCTTCACCGAACCGCTGGGCGATGCGCCCTGCCGGTCCGATCTTCAGGCTTATGCCGGTCTGCCGTTGGCCGAAGCGCTGGGCCGGCTGTTCCGGGAATTTCTCGAACCGTTGAAAAAGGGCGAGGAACTTCAACTGGTGATGAAACTGCATTTTCGGGAGATGATCGAGCCGACCGGCGCCTGGCAGCAGGAAATCGATGCGGAGATCAAGCCGCAGCATGAAGCGCTGGTGGCGCTGCTCAAGGCGCATTTGGAGCTTCGGGAGGTCGATGTGGATGCGCATCGGCTGGCTTTCGCGATCATCGGCATGGCGGTGCATTTTTATGTGGGCCAGGATGTGGTTTCGGCGATTTCGCCGGCGGTGTTGACCGGTCCGGAGGCGATCGACGTGCTGGCGGAACGTCTGGCCGGCTATGCGGTTTCGATGATCGAGGGCGAGGCCCGGCGGCGGGCGCAGGAGGCCGGTGGTGAAGCATAA
- the hemP gene encoding hemin uptake protein HemP, which translates to MPKHSVAGGCESVRSALPRRDEAMNGPSMHDGEEYRLRITRNNKLILTNK; encoded by the coding sequence GTGCCGAAGCACTCGGTGGCTGGCGGGTGTGAATCCGTTCGAAGCGCATTGCCGCGCAGGGACGAAGCAATGAACGGACCATCCATGCACGACGGCGAGGAATACCGGTTGCGGATTACCCGCAACAACAAGCTGATTCTGACCAACAAATAG
- a CDS encoding TonB-dependent hemoglobin/transferrin/lactoferrin family receptor, whose protein sequence is MTKFSACLILSLLAADCAAAAEAAMPESEAESQSEAELESVLVTASRTERGVLDMPGTASVIEAETMERQLARTIKDVVRYEPGVYVQNDPQRFGLSGFNIRGVGGNRIQTLVDGVRIPDAFSIGSFQSARRNMVDVDSLKAVEIVRGPGSALYGSDGIGGVVNFVTKDPRDYLELFGNSHYESLKLLYGSANQGFLQTATLAGEYSGLEGMLLLTHNQAGETENKGSNDSLSRARTEPNPQNARTLNLLSKLLYRFSEDNVLRLTGEALANDVDTQVYSLYGLNYTGRDVYRFLTDDRQNRWRVSLDQSIKHLDLGWLDTLNWKIYGQQSETRQAVDEARNTLLGDNQQVSRLFTYQQSMAGGEIQGVTEFALGPTRHRSVFGGEVFHFRTEALRDGHLADLNTGAVSNVVTPDSFPVRDFPVSDTFRAGLFWQDEMTFWERRVELLPALRFDYFGLRPEVDAIYAKDNKGNRVVDQDATAFSPKFGALFHLNDVFTLHGQYAEGFRAPNFSDANSGFVNFSFGYASIPNPNLKPETSSGGEVGLRAEGRAGYADATFFRNDYQDFIQSETVCDPTAGTSCPPFGLLTYMTINVPDPVRIQGFEFKGELKLSRLWPVLEGFKAVGSYAYAEGWNLHTQAPVNSVNPMRGVLGLGYDAAGGRWGIETILTLAAPKKTQDIDFETAGAVFPTAGYGTVDLLAYCRYTDHVTLNLGLFNIFDKRYIEWETARGLGSDPHAGLGGPVDIRDRFTQPGINVSASLRVEF, encoded by the coding sequence ATGACAAAGTTTTCGGCGTGCCTGATCCTGTCCCTGCTCGCTGCCGATTGTGCAGCGGCGGCCGAAGCGGCCATGCCCGAATCGGAAGCGGAATCCCAATCGGAGGCGGAACTGGAAAGCGTCCTGGTGACGGCCAGCCGCACCGAGCGCGGCGTCCTCGACATGCCGGGTACCGCCTCGGTGATCGAGGCCGAGACGATGGAACGTCAGCTCGCCCGCACCATCAAGGACGTGGTCCGCTACGAGCCGGGGGTCTACGTGCAGAACGATCCCCAGCGCTTCGGACTGTCCGGGTTCAATATCCGCGGGGTCGGCGGCAACCGCATCCAGACCCTGGTGGACGGCGTGCGGATTCCCGATGCTTTCTCCATCGGCAGCTTCCAGAGCGCCCGCCGCAACATGGTGGACGTGGACTCCCTCAAGGCAGTGGAAATCGTCCGCGGCCCCGGCTCCGCGCTGTACGGCAGCGACGGCATCGGCGGCGTGGTCAACTTCGTCACCAAGGATCCCCGCGATTACCTGGAACTGTTCGGCAACTCCCATTACGAAAGCCTGAAGCTGCTTTATGGCAGCGCCAACCAGGGCTTCCTGCAAACCGCCACCCTGGCGGGCGAGTACTCGGGACTGGAAGGGATGCTGCTGCTGACCCACAATCAGGCCGGGGAAACGGAGAATAAAGGCAGCAACGACAGCCTGTCCCGCGCCCGTACCGAGCCCAATCCCCAGAATGCCCGAACGCTCAACCTGCTGTCCAAGCTGCTGTACCGGTTCAGCGAGGATAACGTTCTCCGGCTGACCGGGGAAGCCCTGGCGAACGATGTCGATACCCAGGTGTATTCGCTGTACGGGTTGAACTACACCGGACGCGATGTCTACCGCTTCCTCACCGACGACCGGCAGAACCGCTGGCGGGTCAGCCTGGATCAGTCCATCAAGCACCTCGATCTCGGCTGGCTGGACACGCTCAACTGGAAGATTTACGGCCAGCAGAGCGAAACCCGTCAGGCGGTAGACGAGGCGCGCAACACGCTCTTGGGCGACAACCAGCAGGTGTCGCGGCTGTTCACTTACCAACAGTCCATGGCCGGCGGCGAAATCCAGGGCGTCACCGAGTTCGCCTTGGGGCCGACCCGACACCGCTCGGTGTTTGGCGGCGAAGTCTTCCACTTCCGCACCGAAGCCCTGCGGGACGGCCATCTCGCCGACCTGAACACCGGCGCGGTCAGCAATGTCGTCACCCCCGACTCCTTTCCGGTGCGGGACTTTCCCGTATCCGACACGTTCCGGGCAGGCCTGTTCTGGCAGGATGAAATGACGTTCTGGGAGCGCCGGGTGGAACTGCTGCCCGCCCTGCGTTTCGATTATTTCGGACTGCGGCCGGAGGTCGATGCCATCTATGCCAAAGACAACAAAGGCAACCGGGTCGTGGATCAGGACGCCACCGCCTTTTCCCCCAAGTTCGGCGCCCTGTTCCACCTGAACGACGTTTTCACCCTGCACGGCCAGTACGCGGAGGGTTTCCGCGCGCCCAATTTCTCGGACGCCAACTCCGGTTTCGTCAACTTCAGCTTCGGCTACGCCTCCATTCCCAATCCCAACCTGAAGCCCGAGACCAGCTCGGGCGGCGAGGTGGGGCTACGGGCGGAAGGACGGGCGGGCTACGCCGACGCCACCTTCTTCCGCAATGATTACCAGGACTTCATCCAGAGCGAGACCGTCTGCGATCCGACTGCCGGGACCAGCTGTCCACCTTTCGGCCTGTTGACTTACATGACGATCAACGTCCCGGACCCGGTGCGCATCCAGGGTTTCGAGTTCAAGGGCGAACTGAAGCTGAGCCGGCTCTGGCCCGTGCTGGAAGGGTTCAAGGCCGTGGGCAGCTATGCCTACGCCGAAGGCTGGAACCTCCACACCCAAGCCCCCGTGAACTCGGTCAATCCGATGCGCGGGGTACTGGGGCTCGGCTACGACGCGGCGGGCGGCCGCTGGGGCATCGAGACCATCCTGACCCTGGCGGCGCCCAAAAAGACCCAGGACATCGACTTCGAAACCGCCGGGGCGGTGTTCCCGACCGCCGGCTACGGGACTGTCGACCTCCTGGCCTACTGCCGCTACACCGACCACGTCACCCTGAATCTCGGGCTCTTCAACATCTTCGACAAACGCTACATCGAGTGGGAGACCGCCCGGGGCCTGGGCAGCGATCCCCACGCGGGGCTGGGCGGCCCGGTGGACATCCGCGACCGGTTCACCCAACCCGGTATCAACGTGAGCGCGAGCCTCCGGGTGGAGTTCTGA